The Humulus lupulus chromosome 3, drHumLupu1.1, whole genome shotgun sequence genome window below encodes:
- the LOC133823917 gene encoding uncharacterized protein At3g28850, with amino-acid sequence MGCVSSKLFKKELKRDIILNNGGDYMNHVVSLTSSTYGVLNLDNGKQPIKDSVVTEITKKVQRSPTRENKPEVINAWELMEDLEEGMPISNQVKKSPKTRAILLRGFADMDPKSPLKFLNQIGSPRKSKSVGGGGGKENNKGAVGSGYVVRSDYSPRGVLKVRNSSEKSSKAVLSLSFQAKGSPKRDSFSPLFDPDLVASYEKELNVEGEQIKRMVSPSPNKARRKTRTLESSTTNLLQSFTKNCPKGGENAVVIYTTTLRGIRKTFEDCNKVRSIIESHLIHVLERDISMDSGFKEELRKLMGKTQVKVPLVFVKGRLIGGAEQVVKLEEEGKLGALFDGIPQSALGGGCEGCAGFRFVMCMACNGSCKVLDEKQKQQRRKIMMVRCVECNENGLVQCPICC; translated from the coding sequence ATGGGTTGCGTTTCATCCAAGCTCTTCAAGAAAGAGCTTAAGCGAGATATCATACTCAACAATGGCGGCGACTACATGAACCATGTTGTTTCTCTGACTTCAAGCACTTATGGGGTTCTTAATCTTGACAATGGGAAGCAACCCATTAAAGACTCTGTTGTTACGGAGATTACTAAAAAAGTTCAGAGGTCGCCGACTCGAGAAAACAAGCCAGAGGTTATTAATGCTTGGGAGCTTATGGAAGATTTAGAAGAAGGAATGCCCATTTCGAATCAAGTCAAGAAGAGTCCAAAAACTCGTGCTATTCTTCTTCGTGGGTTCGCGGATATGGATCCGAAAAGTCCATTGAAGTTCTTGAATCAGATTGGTTCGCCGAGAAAGTCAAAGAGTGTCGGAGGAGGGGGAGGGAAAGAGAATAATAAAGGCGCCGTTGGTAGTGGTTATGTGGTTCGGTCAGATTACAGTCCCAGAGGGGTACTGAAAGTGAGAAATTCCAGTGAGAAATCTTCCAAGGCAGTGTTGAGTTTGAGTTTTCAGGCAAAAGGGTCTCCGAAAAGGGACAGCTTTAGTCCTTTGTTTGATCCAGATTTAGTAGCTTCTTACGAGAAAGAGTTGAATGTTGAAGGAGAGCAAATCAAGAGAATGGTGTCTCCATCGCCTAATAAAGCTCGGAGAAAAACGAGGACTTTGGAGAGTAGTACTACTAATCTACTACAATCTTTCACTAAGAATTGCCCGAAGGGGGGAGAGAATGCCGTGGTGATTTACACCACAACACTTAGGGGAATTAGGAAAACTTTCGAGGATTGCAACAAAGTGAGATCGATCATTGAGTCTCACCTCATACACGTGTTGGAACGCGACATATCCATGGATTCGGGGTTTAAGGAAGAACTTAGGAAGCTAATGGGAAAAACACAAGTGAAAGTTCCATTGGTTTTTGTCAAAGGTAGATTAATCGGGGGAGCTGAACAGGTTGTGAAGTTGGAGGAAGAAGGAAAGTTGGGTGCTTTGTTTGATGGGATACCGCAAAGTGCTTTAGGCGGCGGTTGTGAAGGTTGTGCTGGCTTTAGATTTGTCATGTGTATGGCTTGTAATGGGAGCTGTAAGGTTTTGGACGAGAAGCAGAAGCAGCAGCGGAGGAAGATTATGATGGTGAGATGTGTTGAGTGTAATGAGAATGGTTTGGTCCAATGCCCCATTTGTTGTTAA